A genomic window from Pseudanabaena yagii GIHE-NHR1 includes:
- the bfr gene encoding bacterioferritin produces MQGNIDVKRQLNEALKAQLTAINQYFLHARMCKNWGLNQLNDREYRYSIKAMKQADELIERVLFLEGLPNLQSLGKLLIGEDVPEVLQNDLTLCIEIRDGLKASVITCETQQDFVSRDLFAKLLEETEEQIDWLESQIWLIDNTGLPNFLQSMI; encoded by the coding sequence ATGCAAGGAAACATCGATGTCAAACGTCAGCTCAACGAGGCACTCAAAGCTCAACTGACAGCAATTAACCAATATTTTCTCCATGCGCGGATGTGCAAAAATTGGGGATTAAATCAGCTTAACGATCGCGAATATCGTTACTCCATTAAGGCAATGAAGCAGGCTGATGAATTAATTGAGCGAGTTCTCTTTTTAGAAGGCTTGCCAAATTTGCAAAGTTTAGGAAAGCTGCTAATCGGCGAGGATGTTCCTGAAGTATTGCAGAATGACTTGACTCTCTGCATTGAAATTCGTGATGGACTAAAAGCCTCGGTAATCACCTGTGAGACTCAGCAAGATTTTGTCAGCCGTGATTTGTTTGCGAAGTTGCTAGAGGAGACGGAGGAGCAAATCGATTGGTTAGAATCACAAATTTGGCTGATTGATAACACTGGCTTGCCCAACTTCTTGCAGTCGATGATCTAG
- a CDS encoding (2Fe-2S)-binding protein, with protein MYICVCHAVTEKDIKKAVGKGASSISRLSELTMLGTQCGCCTEHANQVLHQCANKP; from the coding sequence ATGTATATTTGTGTTTGCCATGCAGTGACTGAAAAAGATATTAAAAAAGCAGTCGGAAAAGGAGCTTCGTCCATTTCCAGATTATCGGAATTAACCATGCTGGGTACACAATGTGGCTGTTGCACAGAACATGCCAATCAAGTTTTGCACCAATGCGCTAATAAGCCTTAG
- a CDS encoding ligand-gated ion channel, with protein sequence MRLVVWRDRYKLSQLKPALPKVMARVMLSLMRRRSWEMRRLKTFSIYRIFIFCLLFISFYLATYIGAGTNLSTTAIFAESKANPAATETAKPSVNPPVNPPVNPPVNKDNATEAANPVSKDNAIEAANPVNSVNKDNATEAVKPPVNKNNAKDNGKKPTAPDANPLGLNNLVPFPTNVALPIKVGVSLFVNNISKINEATNTFESQFDLRYVWKDPRLAFDTGEMGTNRLEFGQESAVAKLATIWNPQIKITNIIEKDAQIVPGLFIHYDGEVELIQRVKATFETKLNLDAFPFDTQSLLVAMLSSKYNSNQITLTQDQEDLNESGLDPDLKVNGWNPQGITFKMTQLRAWNGAFLRQIEARVGMKRIPNAILGSIFTPFLLTLIVPTIFTFFSNVELAPRLVAWSGSILALVALTFTFSVRYPWLGSNSLVSQVFTSGHAYQLISVLLSLTLFNPDVTRRMDRFIVEELVRYLRWLVPIGFLGVLITKSLLTAFDW encoded by the coding sequence ATGAGATTGGTGGTATGGCGCGATCGCTACAAACTCTCGCAACTCAAACCAGCGCTTCCCAAAGTAATGGCAAGGGTCATGCTCAGCCTGATGCGAAGAAGGAGTTGGGAAATGCGTAGATTAAAAACATTTTCGATATATCGCATATTCATTTTCTGTTTACTGTTCATTTCTTTCTACTTAGCTACCTATATTGGAGCAGGAACAAATCTATCCACAACCGCTATCTTTGCCGAATCTAAAGCTAATCCAGCCGCTACTGAAACAGCAAAGCCTTCTGTTAATCCGCCAGTTAATCCACCAGTTAATCCACCTGTCAATAAAGATAACGCTACTGAAGCAGCGAATCCAGTTAGTAAAGATAATGCTATTGAGGCAGCAAATCCAGTCAATTCAGTCAATAAAGATAATGCTACCGAAGCAGTAAAGCCTCCAGTAAACAAAAATAACGCTAAGGATAACGGCAAAAAACCGACTGCTCCAGATGCAAACCCTCTAGGGTTGAATAATCTTGTGCCTTTCCCAACTAATGTGGCTCTACCAATAAAGGTAGGTGTATCTTTGTTTGTCAATAACATTAGCAAAATCAATGAAGCCACTAATACCTTTGAGAGTCAGTTTGATTTAAGGTATGTCTGGAAAGATCCTCGGTTAGCCTTCGATACAGGTGAGATGGGAACCAACCGTTTGGAGTTTGGACAAGAGTCGGCGGTGGCGAAGTTGGCCACAATCTGGAACCCGCAAATTAAAATCACTAACATCATTGAGAAGGATGCTCAAATTGTTCCGGGGTTATTCATTCACTATGATGGGGAAGTGGAACTCATCCAGCGTGTCAAAGCGACCTTCGAGACTAAATTAAATTTAGATGCTTTTCCCTTTGATACTCAGTCATTGTTGGTAGCCATGTTGTCGTCTAAGTACAACTCCAATCAGATTACCTTGACTCAAGATCAGGAAGATCTGAATGAATCAGGACTCGATCCCGATCTCAAGGTGAATGGATGGAATCCACAGGGCATCACTTTTAAAATGACCCAGCTCCGCGCTTGGAATGGTGCTTTTCTGCGTCAGATTGAGGCTCGTGTGGGGATGAAGCGCATACCGAATGCAATTCTCGGATCGATCTTTACGCCTTTCCTATTGACCTTGATCGTCCCGACGATCTTTACGTTCTTCTCAAATGTAGAGTTAGCTCCGCGTTTGGTCGCTTGGAGTGGCTCGATTTTGGCGTTGGTGGCGCTCACCTTTACCTTTTCAGTACGATATCCTTGGCTCGGCAGCAACAGTCTCGTATCTCAGGTATTCACTTCTGGTCATGCCTATCAACTGATTTCTGTGCTTTTGTCGCTTACGCTCTTTAATCCAGATGTCACTCGACGGATGGATCGGTTTATCGTTGAGGAATTGGTTAGATATCTGCGGTGGTTAGTTCCTATCGGTTTCTTAGGTGTTTTGATCACGAAGTCTTTGCTGACGGCTTTTGATTGGTAG
- the bfr gene encoding bacterioferritin — protein MKGSEKVLQQLSKLLRGELAARDQYFTHSRMYLDWGLNKLYERINHEMQDETQHATLLIERILFLGGTPDLSQQDAIKIGKTVPEMLQNDLDFEYSVIGDLKEAIAVCESEQDYQSRKILLDILTDTEEDHAYWLEKQLKLIDQLGLPNYLQSQM, from the coding sequence ATGAAAGGTAGTGAGAAAGTCTTGCAACAATTATCGAAGTTGTTGCGTGGTGAATTAGCAGCGCGAGATCAATACTTTACTCACTCACGCATGTATCTCGATTGGGGACTCAATAAACTGTATGAACGCATCAATCATGAGATGCAGGATGAAACCCAACATGCGACTTTATTGATTGAGCGAATTCTCTTTCTTGGTGGTACGCCCGATCTGTCGCAACAAGATGCTATTAAGATTGGGAAAACTGTGCCTGAGATGTTGCAGAATGATTTGGACTTTGAATATAGTGTGATTGGTGATCTCAAAGAAGCGATCGCTGTCTGTGAGAGCGAACAGGATTATCAAAGTCGCAAGATTTTGTTGGATATTCTCACGGATACTGAGGAAGATCATGCCTATTGGTTAGAAAAACAACTCAAGTTAATTGACCAACTCGGCTTACCCAATTATCTTCAATCACAAATGTAA
- a CDS encoding ABC transporter substrate-binding protein, which yields MGKTVARFWTIALITLFSVISLGGLFPQGSRAEGGAIAIAVAAPLSGDGASGGQEIVDSIKLYIDATNREGGINGRPLKLNIYDDKGNADGATQVANDIAKSDALVVLGHRSSDASIAAGSIYQDKKLPAITGTANSPKVTSDRPYYFRMIYTNPALAKTLSIYAQQVLQIKTASVIYDKASKNELAQSEVIKSAFEANDNGKIQKIWAIDSDPNNRKASVQQIVNEIAAEPEAGILFLTLSKEEVAEDFLVALKQKGLKNSILGEQALGRESFAKRFEKYDEEKKNAGFFTDGMYVPLPILFDSAGADAQDFLTSYQKAYSKTPSYLGAKFYEAAIAAVDAIRKANPKGTNVEGDREQVRDALSKLNNRKVGIRGLTGLLYFNSDRNSDQPVRLAQFQNQKLISASQQFTPIANPERLNLPKELQSGSIVQSGDQYFWRQRVVYAGMDINKLNRIDKSTFTADFYVWFRYSGGDEPTEIQFPDAVTNSVNPTAPVFDGKAPIKAQVVNGLNYRLYRVRGEFRNAFDFRDYPFDSQKLNLRFDNPTLSTERLVYAIDTVGLKLPRAKDAERKPFQGLQLWNFKDITYFQDSSRSTSTQGDPDLVQSNAQIEYPGLSIRMTFQRKTLVFLSKNVLPLILLSLLTYCCLFFPYTMFVPRTMAPASALLSGIVLLLSFNNQLPEVGYTVAMEYVFYVYFCLCLLPIVVTAIGTKLDKDGHKKAFKYLNIASWILYPLILITTVATFAISYSDRLV from the coding sequence ATGGGTAAGACAGTTGCAAGGTTTTGGACGATCGCCTTAATCACGCTTTTTAGTGTGATATCGCTTGGCGGTTTATTCCCACAGGGGTCAAGGGCTGAGGGCGGTGCGATCGCGATCGCGGTTGCTGCACCTCTAAGTGGTGATGGCGCTAGTGGGGGGCAGGAAATCGTGGATAGCATCAAGTTATATATTGATGCTACGAACCGCGAGGGGGGAATTAACGGTCGTCCGCTTAAATTAAACATTTATGATGACAAGGGCAATGCGGATGGGGCAACTCAAGTTGCTAACGACATTGCCAAAAGTGACGCATTGGTGGTGTTGGGACATCGCTCCTCTGATGCCTCGATCGCGGCGGGTAGCATTTACCAAGACAAGAAACTACCAGCGATTACAGGTACGGCAAATAGTCCGAAGGTCACAAGTGATCGCCCCTATTATTTTCGGATGATCTATACCAATCCTGCCCTTGCGAAGACCCTATCGATCTATGCTCAGCAGGTATTGCAGATCAAAACTGCGAGTGTGATCTACGACAAAGCTAGCAAAAATGAACTTGCCCAGTCTGAGGTGATTAAGTCCGCCTTTGAAGCTAACGATAATGGCAAAATTCAAAAAATTTGGGCGATCGATTCTGACCCCAATAATCGCAAAGCTTCAGTGCAACAAATTGTCAATGAAATTGCTGCCGAGCCTGAAGCGGGCATTTTGTTTTTAACTTTATCTAAAGAAGAGGTTGCTGAGGATTTCTTGGTAGCGCTCAAACAAAAGGGGCTAAAGAATTCGATTTTGGGTGAGCAGGCTCTTGGTAGAGAAAGCTTTGCCAAACGCTTTGAAAAATATGATGAAGAAAAGAAAAATGCAGGGTTCTTTACGGATGGGATGTATGTGCCATTGCCGATCTTGTTTGACAGCGCAGGAGCCGATGCTCAGGACTTCTTAACTTCCTATCAAAAAGCCTATAGCAAGACTCCCTCATATTTAGGAGCAAAGTTTTATGAGGCAGCGATTGCCGCAGTGGACGCGATTCGTAAAGCCAATCCTAAGGGCACAAACGTAGAAGGCGATCGCGAACAGGTGCGTGATGCTCTGTCGAAACTCAACAATCGCAAGGTAGGGATTAGAGGCTTGACGGGGCTGCTGTACTTTAATAGCGATCGCAATAGTGATCAGCCTGTGCGTCTTGCCCAGTTCCAAAATCAAAAACTAATTTCGGCATCCCAGCAATTTACGCCGATCGCTAATCCTGAACGCTTGAATTTACCCAAGGAATTGCAATCGGGTAGCATTGTCCAGTCGGGCGATCAATATTTTTGGCGGCAGCGTGTAGTTTATGCAGGCATGGATATCAATAAGCTGAATCGCATTGATAAATCCACCTTTACCGCCGATTTTTATGTATGGTTCCGCTATAGTGGCGGTGATGAACCCACAGAGATTCAGTTCCCTGATGCAGTTACCAATAGCGTCAATCCTACGGCTCCCGTATTTGATGGCAAGGCTCCGATCAAGGCTCAGGTGGTCAATGGCTTAAACTATCGCCTCTATCGGGTGCGCGGTGAATTCCGTAATGCCTTCGATTTTCGTGATTATCCCTTTGACTCACAAAAACTAAATTTACGCTTTGATAATCCCACTTTGTCTACGGAGCGACTAGTTTATGCGATCGATACCGTGGGCTTAAAGTTGCCTAGAGCCAAGGATGCTGAACGCAAACCATTCCAAGGGCTACAGCTTTGGAATTTCAAAGACATCACTTATTTCCAAGATTCTTCGCGCAGTACTTCCACTCAAGGCGATCCCGATTTGGTACAATCCAATGCTCAAATTGAATATCCTGGATTAAGCATTCGCATGACTTTCCAGCGTAAAACCCTAGTGTTTCTCTCTAAGAATGTCTTGCCTTTGATCTTGCTATCGCTCCTAACCTATTGCTGCCTATTCTTCCCCTATACGATGTTTGTGCCCCGCACGATGGCTCCTGCCTCAGCGCTACTATCAGGGATTGTGTTATTACTTTCCTTTAACAATCAACTTCCTGAAGTCGGCTATACCGTAGCGATGGAATATGTGTTTTATGTCTATTTCTGTTTGTGTTTGCTACCGATTGTCGTTACAGCGATCGGCACTAAGCTCGACAAAGATGGTCATAAAAAAGCCTTTAAATATTTGAACATTGCCTCGTGGATTCTCTATCCATTAATTTTGATTACTACCGTTGCCACGTTTGCAATTAGTTATAGCGATCGCCTAGTTTAA
- a CDS encoding HAMP domain-containing protein: MNIKWKSQLLLFMVAITTSIVSAYSGFQANNAMIESAKKRELNITATLIQSNINEQINKASARASLVSSLPSIKQAFRAKNREDLTTRLLPAMIVQRDQFGVREGQFILPPAISFLRIYALKDGHGEDLSGFRQMVLVANRTGEPQRGMEIGRRGLSIRAVYPVKDDEGIIGSFEIGLSFSSVLSQTKTNTGFDVGVFIDDKLMTEVAKLQPRPDNERIVGGYQAVEVTDWAALKSLLSPAIFAKARDVAVDLLTVNGNDYGLVLVPVLDYKGERIGAVVAVRDFSEFQTQQRWALTGTIAMAGLQIVLLTGALLIVVNAMLLKPFEAIAKASNELADGNAAPDLEELANRQDEIGGMARSLQTLATQTSASQSNGKGHAQPDAKKELGNA; the protein is encoded by the coding sequence ATGAATATTAAGTGGAAATCTCAACTGTTGTTGTTTATGGTGGCTATAACCACTTCGATTGTGTCTGCATATTCAGGTTTTCAGGCAAACAATGCCATGATCGAAAGTGCGAAGAAACGCGAACTGAATATCACAGCTACTCTCATCCAAAGCAACATTAACGAGCAGATTAACAAAGCTTCCGCCCGTGCTTCATTAGTTTCCTCATTACCCTCGATCAAACAGGCATTTCGGGCAAAAAATCGAGAAGATCTCACCACCCGTCTATTACCCGCCATGATTGTCCAACGCGATCAGTTTGGTGTGAGAGAAGGACAGTTTATTCTGCCACCTGCAATCTCTTTTCTCCGCATCTATGCGCTCAAGGATGGACATGGTGAAGATTTGAGTGGATTTCGGCAGATGGTTCTGGTCGCTAATCGCACTGGCGAACCACAACGCGGTATGGAAATTGGTCGTCGTGGGCTTAGCATTCGCGCAGTCTATCCCGTCAAAGATGATGAGGGGATCATCGGTAGCTTTGAAATCGGCTTGAGTTTCTCGTCGGTACTATCGCAAACTAAGACGAATACAGGCTTTGACGTTGGTGTGTTCATCGATGATAAGTTGATGACTGAGGTTGCCAAATTGCAACCTCGTCCCGATAACGAGCGCATCGTGGGCGGCTATCAAGCCGTTGAAGTTACTGACTGGGCAGCTCTTAAGTCATTGCTGTCTCCAGCCATATTTGCCAAGGCTCGCGATGTTGCAGTTGACCTGCTCACGGTAAATGGGAATGACTATGGACTGGTATTAGTACCAGTGCTGGACTACAAGGGTGAACGCATCGGCGCGGTGGTGGCAGTCCGCGATTTTAGTGAATTTCAGACGCAGCAGCGGTGGGCACTCACAGGCACGATCGCGATGGCGGGATTACAGATCGTGTTGCTGACGGGTGCATTGTTGATTGTGGTTAATGCCATGTTACTTAAGCCTTTTGAGGCGATCGCTAAGGCTAGCAATGAGCTTGCCGATGGAAATGCAGCTCCCGATCTCGAAGAATTAGCTAACCGTCAGGATGAGATTGGTGGTATGGCGCGATCGCTACAAACTCTCGCAACTCAAACCAGCGCTTCCCAAAGTAATGGCAAGGGTCATGCTCAGCCTGATGCGAAGAAGGAGTTGGGAAATGCGTAG